One Gardnerella vaginalis genomic window, AAGGCTCCGCGCTTCACCTGTGCCTGTTGTTTAGTAGGTACGGGTGAGCGGGGAGAACCAGCTCGACTAAGGAGAATCAATGATTCAGCAGGAAACGCGGCTTCATGTCGCCGACAACACGGGTGCTAAGGAATTACTTGCCATCCGCGTGCTCGGTGGATCGAAGCGACGCTATGCCGGCATCGGCGACATCATCGTCGCCTCCGTCAAGGACGCTATCCCTGGCGGGTCGGTCAAGAAAGGCGACGTAGTTAAGGCTGTCGTCGTCCGTACTGTCAAGGAACATCGTCGTGTTGATGGTTCCTATATTAAGTTCGACGAGAACGCCGCTGTTATTCTCGGCTCTGGCCGTGAACCAAAGGGCACTCGTATCTTTGGACCAGTCGGTCGTGAATTGCGTGATAAGCGCTTCATGAAGATTGTGTCCCTCGCCCCGGAGGTGATCTGAGATGGTAGCCAAGATTAAGTCCGGCGACCAGGTAAAGGTTATCCGCGGCAAAGATCGCGGTAAGGAAGGCAAAGTACTCCGTGTACTCGCCGAAGACCGTTTGATCGTCGAGGGTGTCCAGGTTGTTAAGAAGCACGTGCGTGCTACCCAGCAGGGTCAGCAGGCAGGTATCGTCTCTGTTGAGGCTCCAATTCACCGTTCTAACGTTATGGTGATTGACCCAGAGACCAAGCAGCCTACCCGCGTGGGCGTGATTGTCAAGCAAGAGGCTCGTGACGGCAAGGTAAAGACCGTGCGCGTGCGTGTCGCTAAGAAGTCCGGAAAGGAGCTGGCATGACCGATACTACAGTTGAGGCGCCGGCAACTCCGCGCTTAAAGCAGCAATACAATGATCAAATCGTTCCAGCTTTGGAAAAGGAATTTGGCCACACTAATCCTATGCAGGTGGCTCGTTTGCAGAAGGTCGTCGTCTCTATGGGCGTTGGCGCTGCAGCTCGTGATTCCAAGCTTATCGAAGGTGCGATTAAGGATCTCACTTTGATCACTGGTCAAAAGCCAAAGGTTACTAAGGCTAAGAAGTCTGTTGCACAGTTCCATCTGCGCGAAGGACAGGCTATCGGCGCTTACGTAACTCTTCGTGGTGATCGTATGTGGGAGTTCTTGGATCGTTTGCTCACTCTGGCTCTGCCACGTATCCGCGATTTCCGTGGTATCAATGGCAACCAGTTCGACGGTCAGGGTAACTATAACTTTGGTCTTACGGAGCAGTCAATGTTCCACGAGATTGATCCTGATTCGATTGATCATCAGCGTGGTATGGACATCACCGTGGTGACCACCACCAAGGACGATGTGGAAGCGAAGTCGCTACTTAAGCACCTCGGTTTCCCATTCAAGGAGAACTGATATGGCAAAAACCGCTCTGAAAAACAAGGCGGCCGCTAAGCCGAAGTTCAAGGTGCGCGCTTATACGCGTTGCCAGGTTTGTGGTCGTCCTCACTCCGTGTATCGCAAGTTCGGTCTGTGCCGTGTATGCCTTCGTGAAAAGGCACATCGCGGTGAGTTGCCGGGTGTTACGAAGTCCAGTTGGTAAATATCGACGCTGAAGGTCCACTGCTTTAAGAATAACTAAAACAGGCGGTGGAAACCACGGCGAGAAAGGGCGTTAGCCCAACATGACAATGACAGATCCTATCGCAGACATGTTGACACGTCTGCGTAATGCGAGCGCGGCAAAGCACGATACCGTGGAAATGCCGTACTCCAAGTTCAAGGCGAATATCGCCGAGATTCTGAAGCGTGAAGGCTATATTAAAGACTTTGCTGCTAAGGAAGCCAAGGTTGGACAGACTTTGGAAGTCACATTAAAGTATGGCTCCAATGGTCAGCGTTCCATCCAGGGCATCAAGCGCATTTCTAAGCCAGGCTTGCGTCGTTACGCAAAGTCTGATTCTTTGCCTATGCCTCTTGGTGGTCTCGGTATCGCTATTATCTCGACCAGCTCGGGATTGTTGACTCAGAAGGAATGCCTCGACAGAGGCATTGGCGGCGAAATCGTCGCCTACGTATGGTGAGAAAGGAGAGCTGAAAATGGCATCGCATATTGGTAAGCTCCCCGTCGACATTCCTGCAGGCGTGGAAGTAAAAATTGAAGGTCAGTCCTTTAGTGCTAAGGGTGCTAAGGGTGCTGATTCCTATGTAATTCCAGAAGGTATTACCGCTGAAGTTGCTGATGGCAAGATCGTTTTAACCCCAGTTGACGATTTGCGTCCAACTCGTGCAAAGCATGGTTTGGCTCGTGCAATCGTAGCGTCCATGGTTAAAGGTGTGCACGAAGGCTACACCAAGACTTTGGACATTGTTGGAACTGGTTATCGTGCTGTGATGAAGGGTAAGGGCATTGAGTTCTCACTCGGATATTCTCACACTATTACCGTTCAGCCACCTGAGGGCATTGAGTTTGAATTGCCAAACGCAAATCAGGTAATCGTCAAGGGTACTGACAAGCAGGCCGTTGGTCAGGCTGCCGCTAACATTCGCAAGCTGCGTGCTCCAGAACCTTATAAGGGTAAGGGCATTAAGTACAGCGATGAGCGTATTTTGCGCAAGGCTGGAAAGGCTGGTAAGTGATATGAGCGTTAAGATTTTCGGTAAGGGTACCAAAGTCGCGCGTTTGCGTCGTCACGCCCGTCTTCGTAAGCGCATTTCTGGCACTCCAGAGCGCCCACGTTTGGTAGTTTCTCGTTCTAACCGTCACATGGTTGCTCAGATTGTGGATGATACTAAGGGTCTTACCCTTGTAAGTGCTTCCACCTTGACTTCTGACTTCGCTGGTTTTACTGGCACGAAGACTGAAGCTGCTACCAAGGTTGGCGAGTTAATCGCTGCCAAGGCGAAGGAAGCGGGTATTACCGCTGTAATCTTCGATCGTGGCGGTAATAAGTATCATGGTCGCGTCGCAGCAGTAGCTGAAGGCGCCCGTCAGGGAGGTCTAGCACTGTGAGCGATAACGAAAAGGAAACCCAAGTGGCTGAAGAAACTCAGAACACTCAGGCATCCGCCGAGGAGCGTACTGACGATCGCCGTTCCCGTCGCTCTAAGGGCGAAGGTAAGCGCGGAGAGCGTCGTAACCGTCGTGAAGAAAACCGCGGCGAAGAGCTTCTGGATCGCGTAGTTACTATTAACCGTGTTTCCAAGACTCACAAGGGTGGTCGTACCTTTAGCTTTGCAGCACTTGTTGTTGTTGGCGACGGTAAGGGCACTGTTGGTGTTGGCTACGGTAAGTCTCGCGAAGTTCCAGCAGCTATCGCTAAGGGTCAGCTTGATGCTAAGAAGCATATGTTCACTGTTCCACGTATTCGTGGTACCGTAACCCACCCTGTGTTGGGTCACGATGCTGCTGGCACAGTTTTGCTTCGTCCAGCTGCTCCAGGTACTGGTGTAATTGCTGGTGGCGCTGTGCGTGCTGTTATGGAGTGCGCTGGCATTACCGATATCCTCACCAAGTCCATGGGCTCTGCAACCGCTGTTAACGTGGTTCGCGCTACTGTGGATGCTTTGAAGAAGCTTGAAGAGCCAGAGGAGATTTGCGCTCGTCGTGGACTTTCCCTCGAGGAAGTTGCACCAGACGCATTGCTTCGTGAGCGCGCTGCAGGCATTGCCGAAGCTCGCAAGGCTCGTGAAGAAGCTCAGGCTGCTAAGGCTGCCCAAGCAAAGGATGGTGAGTGATGGCTAACTTGAAGATCACTCTGGTGCACGGTTTGGTTCATTCCACCGAGCGTCAGCGCGCGAACGTTCAAACTCTCGGTCTTCACAAGATTGGCCAGAGCGTTGTTCGCGAGGACAATCCAGTCAATCGTGGCTTGGTTATGGCCGTTCGCCACTTGCTGAGCGTTGAGGAGGTTGACTGATTATGGCTAATGAAGAACCAATGTTGCACATGCACACGTTGCGTCCAGCTCCAGGAGCTAAGAAGGATCGCATTCGCGTGGGTCGTGGTGAAGGCTCTAAGGGTAAGACTTCGGGTCGTGGCGATAAGGGTACGAAGAAGCGTTACCAAGTTCGTCCAGGCTTTGAAGGCGGCCAGCTTCCACTTTACATGCGTTTGCCTAAGCTTCGTGGCTTTAAGAGCCCATTCAAGAAAGAGTTCCAGGTTGTTAATGTTGCAGCCCTCGAAGAACTCTTCCCAAATGGTGGCGAAGTTACTGTTGCTGATTTGGTAGTTAAGGGCGCTGTGCGTGATGGCTATCCAGTTAAGGTTTTGGGCGATGGCGATCTTAAGGTTGCTTTGACTCTTAAGGGAGTTAAGGCTTCTGCATCCGCTAAAGCCAAGATTGAGGCTGCTGGTGGCTCTGTTAGCGAAGAGTAATGTACTCAGCTGATAATGCTAATTAACGCAGTGATTTAACTGTTTAATAATCCCTCTAGTTTTAGCTAGAGGGATTATTTTTTATTGACTAAACTCACGGAATAACTGTATCGGTATGCACCGTGATATAAACTATTGCCTCAGAGTTTGTTTTTTTACTGTTGCGCCTAGATCGTAGCGCAAAAAAGGGAGGAAGACCCAGGTGAAAACGTTAATCCAGGCCTTCAGGACGAAGGAGTTGAGGAATAAGATCCTCTTCGTCTTCGCAATGATTATCATCTACAGAATCGGTTCCTTTATTCCGATTCCTGGCGTTGATTACAAAGTTATACGTGCTTGCACAGCCAAGCTTGCTTCTTCTAGTGAAAACTTTATTGGTTTGGTGAACCTGTTCTCTGGTGGTTCGCTTTTGCAGCTGTCTATTTTTGCATTGGGTGTTATGCCTTATATTACGGCATCTATTGTTATTCAGCTGCTTAGAGTTGTGATTCCTCGCTTTGAGGCTCTTCACAAGGAAGGTCAGTCTGGAGAAACAAAGCTTACTCAGTACACTCGTTATTTGACTATTGGCTTGGCAATTTTGCAGTCCACAACCATTTTGGTTACTGCACGTTCTGGTGCACTATTTAATTATCAGTGTGGTCAGGTTATTCCAGATGGCTCTATGTGGAGCTTACTGGTTATGGTTTTGATTATGACTGGTGGCACTGGTTTGATCATGTGGATGGCAGAACTTATTACGGATAAGGGTATTGGTCAGGGCATGTCAGTGTTAATCTTCATGTCTATCTGCTCTGGCTTCCTTCCAAAGCTGTGGGAAATTGGTTGGGGAACTAATGGTACTAATGGCGATTGGACCAAGTTCTCTATTGTCGGTGGTGTTCTGCTTGTAATTCTTATTTTCGTTGATTTCGTGGAGCTCGCTCAGCGTCGAATTCCTGTACAGTATACGCGCCGAATGATTGGTCGTAAGATGTACGGCGGTTCTTCCACATACTTACCTCTTAAGGTCAATATGAGTGGTGTTATCCCACCAATTTTCGCGTCTTCGATTCTTGCTATTCCAACTCTTCTTGCTCAGTTTGGTGATAGTCGTAAGGATTGGGTGCGTTGGATTAATGCCAATTTAGCAAATTCTACTTCTGTGTGGTACATAGCTTTGTACACAGTTATGATTGTGTTCTTCTGCTTCTTCTACACTGAGATTACTTTTAATCCAGATGAAACTGCAGATAACATGAAGGAATACGGTGGTTTTATCCCAGGTATTCGTGCTGGTAGTGCTACAAGCCGTTATCTTAGCTATGTTATGAATAGATTAAACACTGTTGGTGCTGTCTATTTGCTATTCGTAGCGTTGATTCCAACAGTTTTGATTATGTCTTTGCACCTTAATATGAAGCTTCCATTTGGTGGTACTACGATTCTTATTATCGCAGGTGTTGGTTTGGATACTTTGCGTCAAGCCAAGGCTCAGACCGAACAATTCCAGTATGCTGGATTCTTGTTTGATCATGACGATAGTAAGCAAGTTACTAAGTAGTATTACTAGATAGGTTTTGTTGTTAAGATTTGCGATGGAGCATAAGAAACAAGGAGATTAATATGCGATTGCTAATTATGGGACCGCAAGGCGTTGGTAAAGGCACTCAGGCTGCTTTGCTTGCAGAGCATTATGGGATTCCTGCTATTTCTACTGGCGATATTTTCCGTTATAACTTGAAGAATCAAACGGAGCTTGGTAAGAAGGTTCAGGGTTATCTTGATAAGGGTGAGCTTGTTCCAGATGAATTGACAAATAGCATTGTTAAGGACCGTCTTGCTCAGGATGATGCTAAGAATGGCTGGATTCTTGATGGATATCCACGTAATGCATCTCAGGTTAAGGCTTTGGATCTTATGCTTGAGGAGCTTGGTACTCCTTTGGATCATGTTGTTGCTCTTGAAGCAGAGCGTGAGGTTTTGCTTGAGCGTATGAAGAAGCGCGCAATTGAGCAGGGTCGTTCAGATGATACTCCTGAGGTAATTGCTACTCGTTTGGAAACTTACGAGAAGGAAACTGCTCCTCTTCTTGATATTTATGAAAGCCGTGGTCAGCTTGTTGAGGTTGATGGTGTTGGCGATATTGCTGAGATCAACAATCGCATAGTTGAGTCTTTGGTATGAGATTTATTTAAGATTTAGATTTTCTCACATTTATGATGCGCCTTTTGCGACACGCCGAGTGTTGTATTGGGCGCATTTACTGTATCATAGAAGATTGGCGTGTCTTCGGATACGTAAAGTAGTACGTCCAAGGAACGGAACGAGGCTCATGGCAAAAGACGGTGTGATTGAAGTTGAAGGCACGGTAGTTGAAGCACTGCCAAACGCGATGTTTCGCGTTCAGCTTGAGAACGAGCACATTGTACTGGCTACGATTTCTGGAAAGATGCGTAAGAATTATATTCGTATTCTTCCGCAAGATCGTGTTGTGCTGGAGATGAGCCCTTACGATTTGAACCGTGGTCGTATTACGTACCGCTATAAGTAAAGGTACAAGCAAAGGAAAACCATGAAGGTCAGCCCTAGCGTGAAGAGGATCTGCGAAAATTGCCGTGTGATCCGCCGTCACGGTCGCGTCATGGTGATTTGCATCAACCCACGTCATAAGCAGCGTCAGGGCTGAGTGGATCCCCACCGCGAAGATAAAGGAATAAGGCGCTAAGTCGCAGCTAAAGCTGAACCCTGGGTGCGCAGGCCCAGGCCGCAGAATTGCGGGAGACTTGGTGCACGACCTGCGTAATAGTAAAGGAATTACAATGGCACGTCTTGCCGGAGTAGATATTCCCAATGAGAAGCGCATTGAGATTGCCCTCACCTACATTTTTGGTGTAGGCCGTACTCGCGCTAAGGAAACGCTTGCCGCGACCGGTGTTAATCCGGATACCCGCGTCAAGGATCTTACGGATGAACAGTTAATCACTTTGCGTGATTATCTTGAAGCTAATTATAAGATTGAAGGCGATTTGCGTCGTGAAATCGATGCAGACATTCGTCGTAAGATTCAGATCAACTGCTATCAAGGCCAGCGTCATCGCAAGGGTCTTCCTGTGCGTGGTCAGCGTACTAAGACTAATGCTCGTACTCGTAAGGGTCCGAAGCGTACTGTCGCCGGGAAGAAGAAGGCCACCAGATAGTAGTCGGTGGTCGGCTCTAGGCCACGAGTTAATTCTCATCGCCTAGACATACCAACTAATTCGTCATTAGGAAACGAGGGTCAATGGCAGCTGCAAAGCAAGCCTCGCGCAAGCCGCGTCGCCGGGACCGCAAGTCGGTACCGGTTGGGCAGGCGCATATTAAATCAACATTCAATAACACGATTATTTCCATCACCGATCCATCGGGCGCAGTCCTTTCTTGGGCTTCCGGTGGCGATGTCGGCTTTAAGGGTTCCCGCAAGTCGACTCCTTACGCTGCAGGTATGGCTGCTGAGTCTGCTGCTCGTAAGGCAATGGAACATGGCCTGAAGAAGGTCGACGTGTTTGTTAAGGGTCCAGGTTCCGGTCGTGAAACCGCTATCCGTTCCCTTCAATCCGCGGGTCTTGAGGTCGGTTCTATTACCGACGTCACCCCACAAGCGCATAACGGCGTTCGCCCACCAAAGCGTCGCCGCGTCTGAGCACTCTTACGAATCCATCCATCCAACCCGCTTATGGGCGGCGAGTGCACCACCGACCAGAAGCTGAAAGGATACAAAAGTGCTTATCGCACAGCGTCCAACACTTACCGAGGAATCACTGAATCCCCAGCGTTCTCGCTTTACAATTGAGCCGTTGGAACCAGGTTTCGGATACACGCTCGGCAATTCGCTGCGTCGTACCCTGTTGAGCTCCATTCCAGGTGCTGCCGTAACTTCGGTACGCATTTCTGGCGCTCTCCATGAGTTCACGACTCTGCCAGGTGTTGAAGAGGATGTCACTGAAATCCTGCTGAACATTAAGGGTATCGTACTTACAAGTGAGTATGACGAGCCAGTAGTGATGTATCTTCGCAAGAGCGGCAAGGGTGAAGCAACAGCTGGAGATATTACTCCTCCTGCTGGCGTCACTATTGCCAATCCAGAGATGCATATCGCTACACTTGCTGAAGATGGCGAGCTTGAAATTGAGTTCACTGTGGAGCGCGGTCGTGGCTATGTGCCTGCTCAGATGAACAAGCAGGAAAACAGCGAAATCGGTCGCATTCCAGTGGATTCGATCTACTCACCAGTTTTGAAGGTGAGCTATAAGGTTGAAGCTACCCGCGTGGAACAGCGCACGGACTTCGATAAGCTCATCCTGGATGTGGAAACTAAGCCAGCTATTACACCACGAGATGCAGTTGCATCTGCTGGTTCGACTTTGGTTGAGCTTTTCGGTCTTTGCCGTGAGCTTAACGTCGATGCAGAAGGTGTTGAAGTTGGTCCAGCTCCAGTCATGGGAGAAGTTGATTCTCAGATGGCTACCCCGATTGAGGATTTGAATCTTACGCAGCGCAGCTACAACTGCTTGAAGCGTGAGGGAATCCACACTGTCGGAGAGCTGGTAGTACACACTGAGCAGGATTTGCTCGATATTCGTAATTTCGGCATGAAATCCATCGATGAGGTTAAAGAGAAATTGCAGTCTATGGGATTGTCTCTTAAGGCCTCGCCGCTTGGCTTTGACGCCAATAATCTCGAAGGTGGCACGTTCTTCTCGCCAGAAGACGAGTAAACAATCCACCGCCAATCGTCGTGGTTTTTGGATGTTCGGGTTTTTGCCCACCTGAATTCTGCGACAATAAGGAGTAATAATGCCTACACCGAAACAAGGGCCTCGTCTGGCTTCTAGCCCAGCGCATGAGCGCCTGATGCTGGCCAACATGGCTACTAGCCTCTTCCAGCACGGTCGTATTGTGACTACTTTGCCAAAGGCAAAGCGTCTTCGTCCACTTGCTGAGCGTTTGATTACATTCGCTAAGCGTGGCGACTTGCATTCGCGCCGCCGTGTGTTGCGCGTGATTCGCAATAAGTCCGTTGTTCACATGCTTTTCACTCAGATTGCTGAGCAGATGAAGCAGCGTGAAGGTGGCTATACCCGCATCGTTAAGATGGCTCCTCGTCGTGGTGATACTGCTCCACAAGCTATTATTGAGCTTGTTGTTGAGCCAGTAAGCCCAAAGAAGGCTGTCGTTAAGGAAGCTGAGTCTGCTGCTAAGGTTGCTGCTAAAGAAGAAGCAGCCGAGTAGTTTAGATTAGCATCTTGATGCATCGGTAAGTAAATCTTTTGCGATTAATCGCAAGTATAAAGGTTTATTAGACGGGTTGGAGTTTTATCTCCAGCCCGTTTTTATGTTTTTGTAGTTATCTTTTAATGTCTTTTAATGTCTTCTGATGTTTCTGACGTCTTTTAGTATCAAGCAACATCGAGTAGTATCAAGCAACATCAAATAATATTAAGTAGTATCAAGTATCAATTATTATTGAGTTATGCCAAATATTCTCGATTTAGTGAGCAATGATTTTACTGATTTTACTAATCGTAAATTTAATGCTGTTGATTCGCTCGTTTTTTGCGAACTGGCTTATATTTGCATGCCTGATTCTATTCCAAAATACGATGATGATTCGGATAATTTGAATACTGTTCCTTTGTGCGACTTGCTGCGCGCTGAGGATTTTTCTTCAATGTTTAGCTCTGGTTCAGCTAAAGTTGATGATTTTCGAAAGAGTCTTTTTCTTGCTGTTGCGGCTAGTCCGCGATATAGGGGAATACGCGTCGGTGAGGTTCTTGAGCGTTTTGATGAGTCGAATATTGACGATTCGTGTGAACAGCAGTTTGCTGCAGTAACTTTTGACTTGACTGATTGTGTTGGCTATAGATGTTTTGTTGTTGCTTTCAGGGGGACTGATAACACGCTTGTTGGGTGGAAAGAAGATTTTAATATGGCTTTTCGCTGCCCAGTTCCAGCTCAAGAGTCTGCTGCAGAATATTTGCTTTCGATAGCAAGGCGTGTGCATAAAAATTATTGCAATAATAGCGTTAAGAATAATATTTTTCATAGGATTTTTGGTTATATTGCGAATTTGTTTGGGAAGAAGCCAGAGCAAGCTGATATGCTGCAATCTGATACGCTGCAAAACGATATTGTGAATCAAAATAATGATTCTAATATTTTTGTTGTGGGTCATTCAAAAGGCGGGAATATGGCTGCATATGCGGCAATGCGTTTGGACGCAGAAAATCAACAACTTGGTGATCTTGTCAGTAAAATTTATTCTATGGACGGTCCTAGTTTTGGCTCGGATGTTGTTGATCCAAAGGTTTTTTCTCGCGTTGTTTCTAGGATTGAAAAAGTTGTTCCACAATCTGCTTTTATTGGATTGATCATGGATACTGGCGTACCGTATAAAGTTACGGTTGCTGAGTCGATTGGATTGATGCAACATTTTGGCATGTATTGGCAGGTTAAAGACGGAGATTTTGACTATTGTGATCATGTAACTCCGCGTGCGCTTGCTGTTTCTAAAGCTGCTAATGATTGGATGTTGAATTTGTCTTTCGAAGAAAGAAAACGCAAAATTGATGGTGTTTACAACGCTTTAACTAGCTTAGGATATCCTACTTTTGATGAAATTTCTGCGCATTGGTCGGAGCTTTTGCCGAAAATATTGAGCATAGCAACGCATATGGATTCAAAGACTTATGAGTTAATTCGTAATATTATGAGTGCGTTTACTGGTGTTGGTGGATCAGAACATAAGAATTGAAAAGATTATTGTTGCAGTCTGGAGACTAGGGCAACTAGGGCGACTAGGGCAACTAATATTCGGTTTTTATAATAATTGTTTTGGAAGGTTTTTTTTGATGCGTCTTCGTTTGGATTTAGCTTATGATGGCGGTGATTTTTACGGTTGGGCTAAGCAGCCGAATTTAAGAACAGTGCAAGGCACTTTGGAAGACGCTTTATATAAAGTTTTGCGTGTGCATGATGGCGATTCTTGTTTTCCGCTTCGACTCACAGTTGCTGGTCGCACGGATACTGGTGTTCATGCTTCTTATCAGGTTTGTCATTTAGATGTAGAAAATGATATTTTACAAAATTGTGTTGGACACACAAATTTGACGCCTGTAAAAGCTTTAGAATATAGGCTTCGTGGGGTTTTGCCTAAAGATATTTCGATTCACAGTGTAAGCATTGCACCAAGCGGTTTTGATGCTCGTTTTTCTGCGCTTGATCGCACATACGTATATAGGATTAGTGATGCGGCAAATCGCGCGAATTTAGATCCGCGTATGCGTGGTTTTGTGTTACAACTTGACTACGATTTAAACGTTGATGCCATGAATCAGGCAGCAGCTATGATTGTTGGTTTGCGCGATTTTGGGTCTTTCGCTCGCCCAAATCCTGGTGGAACTACGATTCGCTGCGTTAAAAAAGCGGTTTGGAATCGCGTTTGTTCGGATGGTTGCGCGTCTGTTGGTTCGTCTATTGCTTCTAGATCAACTGGCAATATTCCGCCTATTGAGCATGGTTTGATTGAGTTTACTATTGTTGCTGATGCGTTTGCACATAATATGGTTCGTTCTCTTGTTCAGGCTTGTGTACAAGTTGGTTGCGGTAAGCGTTCTGTTGACTGGTTTAAGGATAAGATTGAAAATCCGATTCGAGAAGGATCTACTGGTCCTATTGCGGCTAATGGTTTGACTTTGGAATATGTTGAATATCCTCCAAAAGATCAACTTGAAGATAGGGCTAATGCGATTCGCGCTCGTCGAACTCTTGAAGAACTTGATTGATTGTTTGCAAAATTATCAACACAAATTTGTGTATATTCTAGGGTTGGTTTACAATTGAAAAGTTGCGTTTCTTTCTGCGTTTTGCAGTTCGCGCAAAATGGATGAATGTCCGAGCGGTCTAAGGAGCACGCCTCGAAAGCGTGTGAGGGTTACACCCTCCGCGAGTTCAAATCTCGCTTCATCCGCGAATAGGGTTTCTGGCTTTTGCTAGAAACCCTTTTTTGTTCGCGTTTGTGTATTTTTGCCTGCGTTTGTTTCTTTTATCCCATGTTTGTTCCCAAAATTGCCAAATGCGTAAACAAACACGGGCAAGTGTTCCCGCATTTGTTTCTTTTATCCCGCGTTTGTTCCCAAAATCGTCAAATATGTAAACAAACGCGGGCAAGTGTTCCAGCATTTGTTTACCAAATGGGTCAAAAAGGGAACAAACGCGGGAATTTAATTGGGTGCGATTATCTTGTAGTGTGGAATTTGATGTGGCGCCGGTGTGGAATTTGGTTTGGTGTGATGTTTGTGCGGTGCTAGTTTGGTGTTGGTTGGTTGTCGGCGTGTTGCGTGTGTGGGTTGTGTGGAATGTTGATTTTTCAATGGTTTTCAGGTGTTGGTGTTCTTGTTTGAGTAGTTTCCTGAGAAAAGTCTGGGAAAATTCTTTAAAAACCTTGAAACAATGTGTTTTTACGGTTTTATTAGTGTTAATCCACAAATATTATGGTGAAAATAGTTTTTATTGTGGATTAGTTTGTGTGTAACATTATTTTTTTCTGTTTGTTTTGTGTGGTTGCCTCTTGACTTTTTTAAACGGGGGGGGGGTATGTTAATAACAGCTGCTAGCTAGATGCTCTAGATGGTGGTTATCCACAATGTTTTGAATGTTGTTGGATGTTTAAAATTTTTCTTCGTGTACCTGCACGGAGGAGAAGAAGAAAGGAAATTAAAATGATGAATAAGAAGGCTATCGCCGCTTTCGCTGCTGGCGCTACTTTGCTTGCCGGCTTCGCAATGGCAACCCCAGCATTCGCTGGTGCTAGAAAAGATGCTGCTGAGCATACTCTTGAAGTTCTTGCTGCTAATAAGGACTTGAGAACCTATATGAAGAATTTGGCTGAAGCAAATAAGCAGCTTATCAAGGATAACGCTACTCTTGCTGCAGCTACTGTTAAGGCTTCTACTTCTAAGGCTAAGGCTGATGCTGCTAAGAAGGTTGCAGATGCTGCAGAGCAGAAGATTAAGGATGCTCAAAAAGCTTATGATGATGCTCTAAAAGAGGAGTGTGGCGCTAAAGGTGCAAGCGAACAAGCTAATAAAGATGCTTTTGCTAAGACTGAAAAGGGCAAGAATCTTCAGAAGGTTATTGATGAAGCCACTGCTGATAAGGATAAGAAGACATATACTTATCAGGAACGTGGTGCTGCTGGAGTGACAACTAAGAAGGATACTCCTGCGAATGCTTACACTGCTTTGCAGGGATATGCTGATGCTGATGAGCTTGTTCGTGCTGGTGCTGAGGCTGCTGTTGAGTCTCAGAAGCAGCTTGTTGAGCAGGCTAAGGCTAATGTAAAGATGCAGCAGGAAATTATCAACCAGCTTAATGGTGTTACACCTGATTCAACTAAGCCTGATCAGACTAAGCCAGATCAGACTAAGCCAGATCAGACTACCCCAGATCACACCAAGCCTGTTCAGACTGCTGATCCAACTAAGTCTGCTGCTTCTGCTGAGTTGATGCGTACTCAGGTTGTGTTGGCTGAGGCTGATGCTACTAATAAGGATGCTCAGGAGAAGTTTGTTAAGTCTAAGGCTGATTATGAGGCTGCTAAGACTCAGATGGCTGCTTTTGATGCTCAGGTGAAGTCTGCTG contains:
- the secY gene encoding preprotein translocase subunit SecY, with amino-acid sequence MKTLIQAFRTKELRNKILFVFAMIIIYRIGSFIPIPGVDYKVIRACTAKLASSSENFIGLVNLFSGGSLLQLSIFALGVMPYITASIVIQLLRVVIPRFEALHKEGQSGETKLTQYTRYLTIGLAILQSTTILVTARSGALFNYQCGQVIPDGSMWSLLVMVLIMTGGTGLIMWMAELITDKGIGQGMSVLIFMSICSGFLPKLWEIGWGTNGTNGDWTKFSIVGGVLLVILIFVDFVELAQRRIPVQYTRRMIGRKMYGGSSTYLPLKVNMSGVIPPIFASSILAIPTLLAQFGDSRKDWVRWINANLANSTSVWYIALYTVMIVFFCFFYTEITFNPDETADNMKEYGGFIPGIRAGSATSRYLSYVMNRLNTVGAVYLLFVALIPTVLIMSLHLNMKLPFGGTTILIIAGVGLDTLRQAKAQTEQFQYAGFLFDHDDSKQVTK
- a CDS encoding adenylate kinase; this translates as MRLLIMGPQGVGKGTQAALLAEHYGIPAISTGDIFRYNLKNQTELGKKVQGYLDKGELVPDELTNSIVKDRLAQDDAKNGWILDGYPRNASQVKALDLMLEELGTPLDHVVALEAEREVLLERMKKRAIEQGRSDDTPEVIATRLETYEKETAPLLDIYESRGQLVEVDGVGDIAEINNRIVESLV
- the infA gene encoding translation initiation factor IF-1, with translation MAKDGVIEVEGTVVEALPNAMFRVQLENEHIVLATISGKMRKNYIRILPQDRVVLEMSPYDLNRGRITYRYK
- the rpmJ gene encoding 50S ribosomal protein L36; its protein translation is MKVSPSVKRICENCRVIRRHGRVMVICINPRHKQRQG
- the rpsM gene encoding 30S ribosomal protein S13, with the translated sequence MARLAGVDIPNEKRIEIALTYIFGVGRTRAKETLAATGVNPDTRVKDLTDEQLITLRDYLEANYKIEGDLRREIDADIRRKIQINCYQGQRHRKGLPVRGQRTKTNARTRKGPKRTVAGKKKATR
- the rpsK gene encoding 30S ribosomal protein S11; this translates as MAAAKQASRKPRRRDRKSVPVGQAHIKSTFNNTIISITDPSGAVLSWASGGDVGFKGSRKSTPYAAGMAAESAARKAMEHGLKKVDVFVKGPGSGRETAIRSLQSAGLEVGSITDVTPQAHNGVRPPKRRRV
- a CDS encoding DNA-directed RNA polymerase subunit alpha; amino-acid sequence: MLIAQRPTLTEESLNPQRSRFTIEPLEPGFGYTLGNSLRRTLLSSIPGAAVTSVRISGALHEFTTLPGVEEDVTEILLNIKGIVLTSEYDEPVVMYLRKSGKGEATAGDITPPAGVTIANPEMHIATLAEDGELEIEFTVERGRGYVPAQMNKQENSEIGRIPVDSIYSPVLKVSYKVEATRVEQRTDFDKLILDVETKPAITPRDAVASAGSTLVELFGLCRELNVDAEGVEVGPAPVMGEVDSQMATPIEDLNLTQRSYNCLKREGIHTVGELVVHTEQDLLDIRNFGMKSIDEVKEKLQSMGLSLKASPLGFDANNLEGGTFFSPEDE
- the rplQ gene encoding 50S ribosomal protein L17 — translated: MPTPKQGPRLASSPAHERLMLANMATSLFQHGRIVTTLPKAKRLRPLAERLITFAKRGDLHSRRRVLRVIRNKSVVHMLFTQIAEQMKQREGGYTRIVKMAPRRGDTAPQAIIELVVEPVSPKKAVVKEAESAAKVAAKEEAAE